The following are encoded in a window of Lagenorhynchus albirostris chromosome 3, mLagAlb1.1, whole genome shotgun sequence genomic DNA:
- the LOC132517005 gene encoding cysteine dioxygenase type 1 isoform X3 has translation MERTEVLKPRTLADLIRILHQLFAGEEVNVEEVQAVLEAYESSPAEWAVYAKFDQYRYTRNLVDQGNGKFNLMILCWGEGHGSSIHDHTDSHCFLKMLQGNLKETLFAWPDKKSNEMIKKSERILRENQCAYINDSIGLHRVENISHTEPAVSLHLYSPPFDTCHAFDQRTGHKNKVTMTFHSKFGIRTPFTTSGSLENN, from the exons ATGGAGCGGACCGAGGTGCTAAAGCCACGCACCCTGGCCGATCTGATCCGCATCCTGCACCAGCTCTTCGCCGGCGAGGAGGTCAATGTGGAGGAGGTGCAGGCCGTCTTGGAAGCCTACGAGAGCAGCCCCGCCGAGTGGGCAGTGTACGCCAAGTTCGACCAGTACAG ATATACCCGAAATCTTGTGgatcaaggaaatggaaaatttaatCTCATGATTCTATGTTGGGGCGAAGGACATGGCAG caGTATCCACGATCACACTGACTCCCACTGCTTTCTGAAGATGCTGCAGGGAAATCTAAAGGAGACATTATTTGCCTGGCCTGACAAAAAATCCAATGAGATGATCAAGAAGTCTGAAAGAATCTTGAGGGAAAACCAGTGTGCCTACATCAACG attccattGGCTTACATCGAGTAGAGAATATTAGCCATACAGAACCTGCCGTGAGCCTTCACTTGTACAGTCCGCCTTTTGATACGTGCCATGCCTTTGATCAAAGAACAGGACATAAAAACAAAGTCACCATGACATTCCATAGCAAATTTGGAATCAGGACTCCATTT aCAACTTCAGGATCACTGGAGAACAACTAA
- the LOC132517005 gene encoding cysteine dioxygenase type 1 isoform X1, translating to MEVDILLKAVGDTPIMKTKKWAVERTRTIQGLIDFIKKFLKLVASEQLFIYVNQSFAPSPDQEVGTLYEPSSETRAASPQGMERTEVLKPRTLADLIRILHQLFAGEEVNVEEVQAVLEAYESSPAEWAVYAKFDQYRYTRNLVDQGNGKFNLMILCWGEGHGSSIHDHTDSHCFLKMLQGNLKETLFAWPDKKSNEMIKKSERILRENQCAYINDSIGLHRVENISHTEPAVSLHLYSPPFDTCHAFDQRTGHKNKVTMTFHSKFGIRTPFTTSGSLENN from the exons ATGGAAG ttGACATCCTGCTAAAGGCTGTGGGAGACACTCctataatgaaaacaaagaaatgggCTGTAGAGCGAACCCGAACCATCCAAGGACTCATTGACTTCATCAAAAAGTTCCTTAAACTGGTGGCTTCAGAACAGTTG tttATTTATGTGAATCAGTCCTTTGCCCCCTCCCCAGACCAGGAAGTTGGAACCCTCTATGAG CCCAGCAGCGAGACGCGCGCCGCCAGTCCGCAAGGGATGGAGCGGACCGAGGTGCTAAAGCCACGCACCCTGGCCGATCTGATCCGCATCCTGCACCAGCTCTTCGCCGGCGAGGAGGTCAATGTGGAGGAGGTGCAGGCCGTCTTGGAAGCCTACGAGAGCAGCCCCGCCGAGTGGGCAGTGTACGCCAAGTTCGACCAGTACAG ATATACCCGAAATCTTGTGgatcaaggaaatggaaaatttaatCTCATGATTCTATGTTGGGGCGAAGGACATGGCAG caGTATCCACGATCACACTGACTCCCACTGCTTTCTGAAGATGCTGCAGGGAAATCTAAAGGAGACATTATTTGCCTGGCCTGACAAAAAATCCAATGAGATGATCAAGAAGTCTGAAAGAATCTTGAGGGAAAACCAGTGTGCCTACATCAACG attccattGGCTTACATCGAGTAGAGAATATTAGCCATACAGAACCTGCCGTGAGCCTTCACTTGTACAGTCCGCCTTTTGATACGTGCCATGCCTTTGATCAAAGAACAGGACATAAAAACAAAGTCACCATGACATTCCATAGCAAATTTGGAATCAGGACTCCATTT aCAACTTCAGGATCACTGGAGAACAACTAA
- the LOC132517005 gene encoding ubiquitin-like protein ATG12 isoform X4 codes for MAEEPESSLQLPPSIAAEGEGPTEVSPETATPEPPSSAAVSPGTEEPAGDTKKKIDILLKAVGDTPIMKTKKWAVERTRTIQGLIDFIKKFLKLVASEQLFIYVNQSFAPSPDQEVGTLYECFGSDGKLVLHYCKSQAWG; via the exons ATGGCTGAGGAACCGGAGTCTTCGCTGCAGCTTCCTCCCTCAATTGCTGCTGAAGGTGAAGGACCCACGGAGGTCTCCCCAGAAACAGCCACTCCGGAGCCCCCTTCTTCCGCTGCAGTCTCTCCGGGAACAGAAGAACCTGCCGGTGACACcaagaagaaaa ttGACATCCTGCTAAAGGCTGTGGGAGACACTCctataatgaaaacaaagaaatgggCTGTAGAGCGAACCCGAACCATCCAAGGACTCATTGACTTCATCAAAAAGTTCCTTAAACTGGTGGCTTCAGAACAGTTG tttATTTATGTGAATCAGTCCTTTGCCCCCTCCCCAGACCAGGAAGTTGGAACCCTCTATGAG tgttTTGGCAGTGATGGTAAACTGGTCCTGCATTACTGCAAATCTCAGGCATGGGGATGA
- the LOC132517005 gene encoding ubiquitin-like protein ATG12 isoform X5, with protein sequence MAEEPESSLQLPPSIAAEGEGPTEVSPETATPEPPSSAAVSPGTEEPAGDTKKKIYLCESVLCPLPRPGSWNPL encoded by the exons ATGGCTGAGGAACCGGAGTCTTCGCTGCAGCTTCCTCCCTCAATTGCTGCTGAAGGTGAAGGACCCACGGAGGTCTCCCCAGAAACAGCCACTCCGGAGCCCCCTTCTTCCGCTGCAGTCTCTCCGGGAACAGAAGAACCTGCCGGTGACACcaagaagaaaa tttATTTATGTGAATCAGTCCTTTGCCCCCTCCCCAGACCAGGAAGTTGGAACCCTCTATGA
- the LOC132517005 gene encoding cysteine dioxygenase type 1 isoform X2, whose translation MAEEPESSLQLPPSIAAEGEGPTEVSPETATPEPPSSAAVSPGTEEPAGDTKKKIDILLKAVGDTPIMKTKKWAVERTRTIQGLIDFIKKFLKLVASEQLFIYVNQSFAPSPDQEVGTLYEPSSETRAASPQGMERTEVLKPRTLADLIRILHQLFAGEEVNVEEVQAVLEAYESSPAEWAVYAKFDQYRYTRNLVDQGNGKFNLMILCWGEGHGSSIHDHTDSHCFLKMLQGNLKETLFAWPDKKSNEMIKKSERILRENQCAYINDSIGLHRVENISHTEPAVSLHLYSPPFDTCHAFDQRTGHKNKVTMTFHSKFGIRTPFTTSGSLENN comes from the exons ATGGCTGAGGAACCGGAGTCTTCGCTGCAGCTTCCTCCCTCAATTGCTGCTGAAGGTGAAGGACCCACGGAGGTCTCCCCAGAAACAGCCACTCCGGAGCCCCCTTCTTCCGCTGCAGTCTCTCCGGGAACAGAAGAACCTGCCGGTGACACcaagaagaaaa ttGACATCCTGCTAAAGGCTGTGGGAGACACTCctataatgaaaacaaagaaatgggCTGTAGAGCGAACCCGAACCATCCAAGGACTCATTGACTTCATCAAAAAGTTCCTTAAACTGGTGGCTTCAGAACAGTTG tttATTTATGTGAATCAGTCCTTTGCCCCCTCCCCAGACCAGGAAGTTGGAACCCTCTATGAG CCCAGCAGCGAGACGCGCGCCGCCAGTCCGCAAGGGATGGAGCGGACCGAGGTGCTAAAGCCACGCACCCTGGCCGATCTGATCCGCATCCTGCACCAGCTCTTCGCCGGCGAGGAGGTCAATGTGGAGGAGGTGCAGGCCGTCTTGGAAGCCTACGAGAGCAGCCCCGCCGAGTGGGCAGTGTACGCCAAGTTCGACCAGTACAG ATATACCCGAAATCTTGTGgatcaaggaaatggaaaatttaatCTCATGATTCTATGTTGGGGCGAAGGACATGGCAG caGTATCCACGATCACACTGACTCCCACTGCTTTCTGAAGATGCTGCAGGGAAATCTAAAGGAGACATTATTTGCCTGGCCTGACAAAAAATCCAATGAGATGATCAAGAAGTCTGAAAGAATCTTGAGGGAAAACCAGTGTGCCTACATCAACG attccattGGCTTACATCGAGTAGAGAATATTAGCCATACAGAACCTGCCGTGAGCCTTCACTTGTACAGTCCGCCTTTTGATACGTGCCATGCCTTTGATCAAAGAACAGGACATAAAAACAAAGTCACCATGACATTCCATAGCAAATTTGGAATCAGGACTCCATTT aCAACTTCAGGATCACTGGAGAACAACTAA